A stretch of the Mesorhizobium sp. Pch-S genome encodes the following:
- a CDS encoding TonB-dependent hemoglobin/transferrin/lactoferrin family receptor: MRLTNKTTWLAGTAIPILCCTVMTLPASAQNTQPTAEPSKTRKPNPAEAQQSTMLDRITITATMVKGAVVDALAAISAVDSTELERIQPDTAADIFRATPGVAASMNGDDPATAINIRGLEQYGRVVVTLDGARQDYWRVGHGSGSFYVEPELIKEATVIRGPSSNAYGSGGIGGVVSFDTKDASDFLIAEERWALSEKLGYESNGRGFTTSTTGAYRFSEDADVIGNLVYRNRHAYKDGDGSEVPWTGEKVTSGYLKTTLRPADGHELKLGLILQNYNDFITGSSGSTSPTLSRYDADTVNQTYTAAYTFRPEDNRLIDFSANLYHNRTKADQAQVWPKSEIGQSRYYDVATTGFNLKNSSRFEAFEFAHTVTYGVDYYHLTGDSDAAHFGAGKQQGYGGFLQWQGDYNNWLQLITALRYDGYTLDGQTRTKPPVDASVSGDRWSPRVTVGITPVEGLQLYGTYAEGYRAPGLQDVYRGGGAHGSGDSYIPNLLLQPETARSWEAGVNLKYNDVLTAGDLVRGKISLFHTDVEDYIDVDLTKTLRTAINIGNARLKGVEAEMVYDYGVGFVNLSGALIDAKIVDGVYAGQTLNNTPLDRFAATIGFRALEDKLTFGAQFLSIGEITRTSRSRPKDPSVVDPGFNLVNAFANWQINDHTRLDFGVDNIFNTSYTDPQSSWSTTAATEQGKGRTFKIALTGRIGG, translated from the coding sequence ATGAGACTGACAAACAAGACAACGTGGCTGGCAGGAACAGCGATTCCAATCCTGTGCTGCACGGTGATGACTTTGCCGGCCAGTGCCCAAAACACCCAACCGACGGCCGAACCCTCCAAGACCAGGAAGCCGAATCCTGCAGAGGCGCAGCAATCGACGATGCTCGATCGCATCACCATCACTGCTACCATGGTCAAAGGTGCCGTCGTCGACGCATTGGCGGCAATCAGCGCTGTCGACAGCACGGAACTCGAGCGCATACAGCCCGATACCGCCGCGGATATTTTTCGTGCCACCCCCGGTGTTGCCGCGTCGATGAACGGGGACGATCCGGCAACGGCGATCAACATTCGCGGCCTTGAGCAATATGGCCGGGTCGTGGTCACCCTTGATGGCGCCCGTCAGGACTACTGGCGCGTCGGCCACGGCTCCGGGTCGTTCTATGTGGAACCGGAGCTGATCAAGGAGGCGACCGTCATTCGTGGGCCAAGCTCCAATGCCTATGGCTCGGGCGGCATCGGCGGCGTGGTTTCCTTCGACACCAAGGATGCAAGCGATTTCCTCATTGCGGAAGAACGGTGGGCGCTCAGCGAGAAGCTCGGCTATGAAAGCAATGGCAGGGGCTTCACGACCAGCACGACTGGCGCATACAGATTCAGCGAGGATGCGGATGTCATCGGCAACCTCGTCTACAGAAATCGCCATGCCTATAAGGACGGTGATGGCAGCGAGGTGCCCTGGACCGGCGAGAAGGTGACAAGCGGCTATCTCAAGACCACCTTGCGCCCGGCGGACGGCCATGAACTCAAGCTCGGCCTGATCCTGCAGAACTACAACGACTTCATCACCGGTTCGAGCGGCTCCACGTCGCCGACGCTGAGCCGCTACGACGCCGATACGGTGAACCAGACCTATACGGCAGCCTATACGTTCCGGCCCGAGGACAACCGGCTGATCGATTTCAGCGCCAATCTCTATCACAACCGGACCAAGGCAGATCAGGCGCAGGTCTGGCCGAAATCGGAGATCGGCCAGTCACGCTACTACGACGTCGCAACAACCGGGTTCAATCTCAAGAACTCTTCGCGTTTCGAGGCATTCGAGTTTGCCCACACCGTCACCTATGGCGTGGACTACTACCACCTGACAGGGGATTCGGATGCCGCGCATTTCGGTGCGGGGAAGCAGCAGGGCTACGGCGGTTTCTTGCAATGGCAAGGCGACTACAACAACTGGCTGCAGCTCATCACCGCGCTGCGTTACGATGGCTATACACTCGACGGACAAACCAGGACCAAGCCGCCGGTTGACGCGTCGGTCTCCGGCGACCGCTGGTCGCCGCGGGTGACCGTTGGCATCACTCCGGTCGAAGGGTTACAGCTCTATGGAACCTATGCCGAAGGCTACAGGGCACCTGGACTGCAGGACGTCTACCGTGGCGGCGGTGCACATGGCTCGGGCGACAGCTACATACCCAATCTGCTGCTGCAGCCGGAAACGGCGAGGAGCTGGGAAGCCGGCGTCAATCTCAAATACAATGACGTGCTGACGGCTGGTGATCTGGTTCGCGGCAAGATCAGCCTGTTTCACACCGATGTCGAGGACTACATAGACGTTGATCTGACCAAGACGCTCAGAACCGCCATCAACATCGGCAATGCGCGCCTCAAAGGTGTCGAAGCCGAGATGGTCTATGACTATGGCGTTGGCTTCGTAAATCTTTCCGGCGCACTGATCGACGCCAAGATCGTCGATGGCGTCTATGCCGGCCAGACCTTGAACAACACGCCACTCGACCGCTTCGCGGCAACCATCGGCTTCCGTGCCCTCGAGGACAAGCTGACCTTCGGTGCACAATTCCTCAGCATTGGAGAGATCACGCGCACCAGCAGGTCGAGACCGAAGGATCCATCGGTCGTCGATCCTGGCTTCAACCTGGTGAACGCTTTCGCCAATTGGCAGATCAACGACCACACGCGGCTGGATTTCGGCGTCGATAATATCTTCAACACGTCGTACACGGACCCGCAAAGTTCATGGTCGACCACGGCTGCGACCGAGCAAGGGAAGGGCAGGACCTTCAAGATTGCCCTGACTGGCCGCATTGGCGGCTGA
- a CDS encoding siderophore-interacting protein: MNVLNCEARLQLPNLERYLHLITDRVMSFDARMSRNDERVDFRFAFGEAAFEMKSDLLVLRAGAGDRDGLARVKDILATAVEIYARQDEPEIIWAGDLAGDTRLAQFREMTVIHVADLTPHMRRIRLAGEDLVRFGKFQGMHIRILFPTATIPDPVWPSLGANGLPVWPSDDRRPTARVYTIRALDLEAGHIDVDFLIHEGESVGSAWAMQARAGHKVGIMGPVGRPVRPADWYVLGADETGLPAVGRLLETLPPQTKGVAFVEIADGNERQQINNITQIELHWLERNGKAPGMDGRLAEQVLSAQWPGQGTAFGWFAAEAEAARLVRTTWRDQMGLGRDQTIAAAYWRRGQAGLMAG, from the coding sequence ATGAACGTCCTGAACTGCGAAGCGCGTCTGCAACTGCCGAACCTTGAGCGATACCTTCATCTCATCACCGACAGGGTGATGAGTTTCGACGCCAGGATGTCCCGGAACGACGAACGGGTCGACTTCCGTTTCGCCTTTGGCGAAGCGGCATTTGAAATGAAATCCGACCTGCTGGTTTTGCGTGCCGGCGCTGGCGATCGCGATGGGCTCGCGCGCGTCAAGGATATCCTTGCCACCGCCGTGGAGATCTACGCCAGGCAGGACGAACCCGAGATCATCTGGGCCGGCGATCTTGCCGGGGACACACGGCTTGCCCAGTTCCGTGAAATGACGGTCATCCACGTTGCCGATCTGACGCCGCACATGCGGCGTATTCGGCTGGCGGGCGAGGATCTTGTCCGTTTCGGCAAGTTCCAGGGCATGCACATTCGCATTCTGTTTCCGACAGCGACCATTCCGGATCCGGTCTGGCCGAGTCTCGGTGCCAATGGACTGCCGGTGTGGCCCTCGGACGACCGACGACCGACGGCTCGCGTCTACACGATCCGCGCTCTCGATCTCGAGGCCGGGCACATCGATGTCGACTTCCTGATCCATGAAGGGGAAAGCGTCGGCTCGGCCTGGGCCATGCAGGCGAGGGCAGGTCACAAGGTTGGCATCATGGGGCCTGTCGGGCGACCCGTGCGGCCAGCCGACTGGTATGTTCTCGGTGCCGATGAAACGGGATTGCCGGCGGTCGGCCGGTTGCTGGAGACGTTGCCGCCACAGACGAAGGGCGTCGCCTTCGTCGAAATCGCCGACGGAAACGAACGGCAACAGATCAACAACATCACCCAGATCGAATTGCACTGGCTGGAGCGGAACGGCAAGGCGCCTGGAATGGACGGACGCTTGGCCGAACAGGTCCTGTCGGCGCAATGGCCAGGGCAGGGCACGGCCTTCGGCTGGTTCGCAGCAGAGGCGGAAGCGGCCAGGCTTGTTCGAACCACCTGGCGCGATCAGATGGGACTAGGTCGAGACCAGACCATTGCCGCTGCCTATTGGCGTCGCGGACAGGCCGGGCTGATGGCGGGGTGA
- a CDS encoding LysR substrate-binding domain-containing protein, with product MTEHPLDLDAVRAFVRIAELESFTRAAEAMRTTQAAVSLKLKRLEKRLGRRLVERTPRSVQLSAQGAAFLEHARELLEKHDRTLAVFGGSSRQRLTIGISDHVAGPDLPALIARMNAQDPQLLIEIRIGSSGDLLQSFDRRELDTVIVRLHTGRSDGEIIAEEKFGWFAAPDWRHRADEPLPLATMAEPCGVRSIAERLLDTAGVPWTEVFVGGGVTAVAAAVTAGLGVAALSPRMVPFGAVDVGPKLGLPELPRLPILFHSRVKEDRPRDALAALSAAFRNAVRG from the coding sequence ATGACTGAACATCCCCTCGACTTGGATGCCGTCCGGGCCTTCGTCCGCATAGCGGAGCTCGAAAGCTTCACGCGTGCGGCTGAAGCCATGCGGACGACGCAGGCTGCCGTCAGCTTGAAACTGAAGCGGCTCGAAAAGCGGCTCGGTCGCAGACTTGTCGAGCGGACGCCCCGGTCCGTGCAGCTTTCGGCGCAAGGCGCGGCCTTCCTTGAACACGCTCGTGAACTCCTGGAGAAACACGATCGCACGCTCGCCGTATTCGGCGGATCGTCCCGGCAGCGCCTCACCATCGGTATCAGCGACCATGTTGCCGGGCCTGATCTCCCGGCGCTGATCGCCCGCATGAACGCACAGGACCCGCAGCTGTTGATCGAAATCCGGATCGGATCCTCGGGCGACCTGCTTCAAAGCTTCGATCGGCGGGAACTCGATACGGTGATCGTCCGCCTGCATACCGGACGAAGCGACGGAGAAATCATTGCCGAAGAAAAATTCGGCTGGTTCGCAGCGCCAGACTGGCGGCATCGCGCAGACGAGCCGCTGCCACTTGCCACGATGGCTGAACCATGCGGTGTGCGTTCGATCGCTGAGCGACTTCTCGACACCGCAGGCGTGCCCTGGACCGAAGTATTCGTCGGCGGCGGCGTGACGGCGGTTGCTGCCGCCGTCACGGCCGGGCTCGGCGTTGCCGCATTGTCTCCGCGCATGGTGCCATTCGGTGCAGTTGACGTAGGCCCCAAACTCGGGCTTCCCGAATTGCCACGCTTGCCAATCCTGTTTCACTCAAGGGTCAAGGAAGATCGACCACGCGATGCGCTTGCCGCGCTGTCGGCGGCCTTCAGGAACGCAGTGCGGGGCTAG
- a CDS encoding tautomerase family protein, giving the protein MPLVHISLRAGKPETYRQAIFDNLYRAMRETLNVPEDDQFMTISEHGAANFRHGNAYSVARSSDVVYIQITVFNSRTAEQKKALFGRIAKLLGENPGIRPEDVFVNILDAPKENWSVGYGLAQFA; this is encoded by the coding sequence ATGCCGCTCGTTCACATCTCGCTGCGCGCCGGAAAGCCGGAGACCTATCGTCAGGCGATCTTTGACAACCTGTACCGCGCGATGCGCGAAACGCTCAATGTACCCGAAGACGATCAGTTCATGACCATCAGCGAGCACGGCGCCGCGAACTTCCGACATGGCAATGCCTACAGCGTCGCCCGGAGCAGCGATGTCGTCTACATCCAGATTACCGTGTTCAACTCCCGCACTGCGGAACAGAAAAAAGCGCTGTTCGGGCGAATAGCGAAACTGCTCGGTGAAAACCCCGGCATTCGGCCGGAGGACGTGTTCGTGAACATCCTTGATGCCCCGAAGGAGAATTGGTCCGTCGGCTACGGCCTGGCGCAGTTTGCCTGA
- a CDS encoding GNAT family N-acetyltransferase → MVVLLLSPLSANQWKAYHDIRKRILFDDRGLSAAYDANHPDDTNPGNHAVLLEIDGNYVGVARVDINGSHAQLRRVAIDRTFQRRGYGREMISKIIDFCRKEGINRISSSVAADAVGFYRKCGFVGGDSEIEGKSVPMHLDLAIS, encoded by the coding sequence TTGGTTGTCCTGCTTCTTTCGCCTCTGAGTGCGAACCAATGGAAGGCCTATCACGACATCCGCAAGAGAATCCTCTTTGATGACAGAGGCTTGTCGGCCGCTTATGATGCAAACCACCCCGACGACACCAACCCCGGCAACCACGCGGTACTGCTCGAAATCGACGGGAACTATGTCGGGGTTGCACGGGTGGACATCAACGGCTCACATGCGCAACTGCGGCGGGTGGCGATCGACAGGACATTTCAGCGGCGCGGCTACGGGCGGGAAATGATTTCCAAAATCATTGATTTCTGCCGCAAGGAAGGGATCAACCGCATTTCGTCATCCGTGGCCGCCGATGCGGTTGGTTTCTATCGAAAATGCGGATTCGTTGGTGGGGACTCTGAAATCGAGGGTAAGAGCGTCCCGATGCATCTGGATCTCGCGATCTCGTGA
- a CDS encoding NUDIX domain-containing protein — MKREIPIKSYAISLFILRPRDGAFDLLLMRRTGKNLNGQWCQVAGSVEHGETAWQAAIREAHEETGLILNEVYSADICEQFYESDRDVIAITPVFVAFAPPDCEVQLNEEHDDFRWLSFGEATELLPFSGQRATLDHLKKEFVERQPNPLLRIRSEG, encoded by the coding sequence TTGAAGCGTGAAATTCCGATCAAGTCCTATGCAATCTCTCTATTCATCCTAAGACCTCGAGACGGTGCTTTTGATCTCCTGCTGATGCGGCGGACAGGCAAAAATCTCAACGGACAATGGTGTCAGGTTGCGGGCAGCGTCGAACATGGGGAAACAGCGTGGCAGGCGGCAATCCGGGAGGCCCACGAAGAAACTGGCCTCATTTTGAATGAAGTATATTCCGCCGATATCTGCGAGCAATTTTACGAATCCGATCGGGACGTAATAGCGATTACCCCCGTATTCGTCGCCTTTGCGCCCCCGGATTGCGAGGTCCAACTCAACGAAGAACATGATGATTTTCGTTGGCTATCTTTTGGGGAGGCTACGGAACTGTTGCCGTTCTCCGGACAACGGGCGACACTCGATCATCTCAAGAAGGAATTTGTTGAACGACAACCAAACCCGTTGTTGCGCATTCGATCCGAAGGTTAG
- a CDS encoding glutathione peroxidase, giving the protein MELLDIPVKRADGHETTLREYSGKVILVVNVASKCGLTRQYEGLQRLYSENRDAGLVIAAFPANDFKGQEPGSDAEIVAFCTSTYDVQFPIFSKITVKGDEKHPLYRQLIALSPETTGDGPMREMLQARGIPVGEHGEILWNFEKFLVGRNGKIAARFAPDVTPDDPRLLASIAKELAQTA; this is encoded by the coding sequence GTGGAACTGCTTGATATTCCAGTGAAACGTGCGGACGGACATGAGACCACGCTGCGCGAATACAGCGGCAAGGTCATTCTTGTCGTCAATGTCGCTTCGAAATGTGGGCTGACGCGGCAGTATGAAGGCTTGCAAAGGCTCTACAGCGAAAACCGCGACGCAGGCCTGGTCATCGCGGCGTTTCCCGCCAATGATTTCAAGGGGCAGGAGCCTGGATCCGACGCAGAGATCGTCGCATTCTGCACCAGCACTTATGATGTGCAGTTTCCGATTTTCTCGAAGATAACCGTCAAGGGCGACGAAAAGCATCCGCTGTACAGGCAACTGATTGCCTTGTCTCCGGAGACGACCGGCGATGGGCCGATGCGCGAGATGCTACAGGCCCGCGGCATTCCAGTTGGAGAGCACGGCGAAATCCTCTGGAATTTCGAGAAGTTTCTTGTTGGCCGTAACGGCAAGATCGCAGCGCGCTTTGCTCCGGATGTCACGCCCGACGATCCACGGCTTCTTGCGTCTATAGCGAAAGAGCTGGCGCAAACCGCCTGA
- a CDS encoding MBL fold metallo-hydrolase: protein MADRLRLTILGCGSSPGVPRLNGDWGNCDPANPRNRRMRAAALVERIRANGARTTVAIDTGPDFRAQMLLASVRHIDGVVYTHAHADHIHGIDDLRTFVIGRDRLMDIHADGPTMERLKQGFGYCFETPPGSSYPPILQPHLIEHHRPFVVEGEGGALTFEPLPQVHGDIVSLAFRLGQLAYCPDVSDFPAPTAARLRDLEVLIIDALQYRTHPSHFSLGEALSWIERLAPKRAVLTHMHVPLDYKAVQAETPDNVEPAFDGMVVEIPYP, encoded by the coding sequence GTGGCCGACCGGCTCCGCCTCACCATTCTCGGCTGCGGATCGTCGCCAGGCGTACCACGCCTCAATGGTGACTGGGGTAACTGTGATCCGGCCAATCCCAGGAACCGCCGCATGCGCGCCGCGGCCCTGGTAGAGCGCATCAGGGCCAATGGCGCCCGGACCACGGTTGCCATCGATACTGGCCCCGATTTCCGCGCTCAGATGCTGCTGGCGTCGGTGAGACATATCGATGGCGTGGTCTACACGCATGCGCATGCCGATCATATCCATGGCATCGATGACCTGCGCACCTTTGTGATCGGCCGGGATCGCCTGATGGACATCCATGCCGACGGCCCCACGATGGAGCGGCTGAAACAGGGTTTCGGCTATTGTTTCGAAACGCCACCCGGAAGCTCTTATCCGCCGATCTTGCAGCCGCATCTGATCGAGCATCACCGGCCATTCGTGGTGGAAGGAGAGGGGGGCGCCCTCACCTTCGAGCCGTTGCCGCAGGTGCACGGCGACATCGTGTCGCTGGCCTTCCGTCTCGGCCAATTGGCTTACTGTCCGGACGTGTCCGATTTTCCGGCACCGACGGCCGCCCGCCTGAGGGATCTCGAGGTCCTCATCATCGATGCACTGCAATACAGAACGCATCCGAGCCATTTTTCGCTCGGCGAAGCACTGTCGTGGATCGAACGGCTCGCGCCGAAGCGAGCCGTGCTGACGCATATGCATGTGCCGTTGGACTACAAGGCGGTGCAGGCTGAGACACCGGACAACGTCGAACCGGCATTCGATGGGATGGTTGTCGAAATTCCGTATCCTTGA
- a CDS encoding TatD family hydrolase produces MLVDSHCHLDFPDFAEERAAIVARALAAGVGRMVTISTRVKRFQQILEIAESFKEVFCSVGTHPHNAAEELDITTEDLARLAEHPKVVAIGEAGLDYFYDKAPRDAQAQGLRTHIAAARKTGLPLVIHARNADDDMIAILRDEKGKGAFPFILHCFSSGRRLAEVGVELGGYVSFSGILTFKNSAELRDIARDVPRDRLLVETDAPYLAPVPHRGQRNEPAYVTETARVLAETIGVNQDEIAQITTNNFFRLFSKMPQLAQQGD; encoded by the coding sequence ATGCTTGTCGACAGCCATTGCCATCTGGATTTTCCGGATTTTGCCGAGGAGCGGGCGGCCATCGTCGCCCGCGCCCTGGCGGCAGGCGTCGGACGCATGGTCACGATCTCGACGCGCGTGAAGCGGTTCCAGCAAATTCTTGAAATTGCAGAATCTTTCAAAGAGGTGTTTTGCTCCGTCGGCACACATCCGCACAATGCCGCCGAGGAGCTCGACATCACGACGGAGGATCTCGCTCGACTGGCCGAGCACCCGAAGGTGGTCGCGATCGGCGAGGCAGGCCTCGACTATTTTTACGACAAGGCACCGCGCGATGCGCAGGCTCAAGGCTTGCGCACGCATATCGCAGCCGCGCGCAAAACCGGATTGCCGCTGGTCATACACGCGCGCAATGCCGACGACGACATGATCGCGATCCTGCGCGACGAGAAAGGGAAGGGCGCCTTCCCCTTCATTCTGCATTGCTTCTCGTCGGGTCGACGGCTGGCCGAGGTCGGCGTGGAACTGGGGGGCTATGTCTCCTTCTCAGGCATCCTGACCTTCAAGAACTCGGCCGAGTTGCGGGACATCGCCAGGGACGTGCCGCGCGACCGGTTGCTGGTCGAAACAGACGCGCCTTATCTTGCGCCAGTACCGCATCGCGGCCAACGCAACGAACCGGCTTATGTCACTGAAACCGCAAGGGTTCTGGCGGAAACGATCGGTGTGAACCAGGACGAGATCGCCCAGATCACCACCAACAATTTCTTTCGGCTGTTTTCGAAGATGCCGCAGTTGGCACAGCAAGGCGACTGA
- the metG gene encoding methionine--tRNA ligase — translation MSREKFYITTAISYPNGKPHIGHAYELLATDSLARFQRLDGKDVFFLTGTDEHGIKMLQTAKKEGITPRELADRNAAEFRRMAQALNASNDDFIRTTEQRHHASSQAIWKAMEANGDIYKGGYAGWYSVRDEAYYGEEETEVRADNVRYGPQGTPVEWVEEESYFFRLSAYQDKLLALYENQPDFVGPSERRNEVASFVKSGLKDLSISRTTFDWGIPVPGDEKHVMYVWVDALTNYITAAGYPDTQSPSWSYWPATHIIGKDIVRFHAVYWPAFLMSAGIELPKRVFAHGFLFNRGEKMSKSVGNVIDPFTMVDHYGLDQVRYFFLREVPFGQDGSYSHEAIVNRTNADLANDLGNLAQRSLSMIAKNCNGVVPQRGTLAEADNAMLEQATAALAAARKAMSEQAIHQALAAIFAVVADANRYFAAQEPWALKKTDPARMETVLWTTAEIIRRVGILCQPYIPGSAAKLLDTLAVADDKRDFEHLADAYALVPGTALPAPQPVFPRYVEPAPEATA, via the coding sequence ATGTCCCGTGAGAAATTCTACATCACCACTGCGATTTCCTATCCGAACGGCAAGCCGCATATCGGCCATGCCTACGAACTGCTCGCAACGGATTCGCTTGCGCGCTTCCAGCGCCTCGACGGCAAGGACGTGTTCTTCCTGACCGGCACGGACGAGCACGGCATCAAGATGCTGCAGACGGCCAAGAAGGAAGGAATCACCCCGCGCGAGCTGGCTGACCGCAACGCTGCCGAATTCCGACGGATGGCGCAGGCGCTCAATGCGTCGAATGATGATTTTATCCGCACGACGGAACAGCGCCACCATGCTTCTTCCCAGGCCATCTGGAAGGCGATGGAAGCCAATGGCGACATCTACAAGGGTGGCTACGCCGGCTGGTATTCGGTTCGCGACGAGGCCTATTACGGCGAGGAAGAAACCGAAGTCCGTGCCGACAATGTCCGCTATGGCCCGCAGGGTACACCGGTGGAATGGGTCGAGGAGGAAAGCTACTTCTTCCGGCTCTCAGCCTATCAGGACAAACTGCTGGCGCTCTATGAAAATCAGCCCGACTTCGTCGGTCCGTCCGAGCGCCGCAACGAGGTCGCCTCCTTCGTCAAATCGGGCCTGAAGGACCTGTCGATCTCTCGCACCACTTTCGACTGGGGCATCCCGGTGCCGGGTGACGAAAAACACGTCATGTATGTCTGGGTCGACGCACTCACCAACTACATCACCGCCGCCGGCTATCCGGACACCCAGTCGCCGTCCTGGAGCTACTGGCCGGCCACGCACATCATCGGCAAGGACATCGTGCGTTTCCACGCCGTCTATTGGCCGGCCTTCCTGATGTCGGCGGGCATCGAACTGCCGAAGCGCGTGTTCGCACACGGCTTCCTGTTCAACCGCGGCGAGAAGATGTCGAAATCGGTCGGCAACGTCATCGACCCGTTCACGATGGTCGATCATTACGGCCTCGACCAGGTTCGCTATTTCTTCCTGCGCGAGGTGCCGTTCGGCCAGGACGGCAGCTACAGCCATGAGGCGATCGTCAACCGCACCAATGCCGACCTCGCCAACGATCTCGGCAATCTGGCGCAGCGTTCGCTGTCGATGATCGCGAAGAACTGCAACGGTGTGGTGCCGCAGCGTGGCACGCTTGCGGAGGCCGACAACGCGATGCTCGAGCAGGCAACCGCGGCCTTGGCGGCAGCACGCAAGGCGATGAGCGAGCAGGCCATCCATCAGGCACTGGCGGCGATCTTCGCGGTCGTCGCCGATGCCAACCGCTATTTCGCGGCGCAGGAGCCTTGGGCGCTGAAGAAGACCGACCCCGCCCGCATGGAAACGGTGCTGTGGACGACGGCGGAGATCATCCGGCGTGTCGGCATCCTGTGCCAGCCCTATATCCCGGGCTCGGCCGCGAAGCTGCTCGATACGCTGGCCGTGGCCGATGACAAGCGCGACTTCGAGCATCTGGCGGACGCATATGCACTGGTGCCCGGCACGGCACTGCCGGCGCCGCAACCGGTGTTTCCGCGTTACGTCGAACCCGCGCCGGAAGCGACAGCCTGA
- a CDS encoding DNA polymerase III subunit delta', whose translation MSFERLAPEQHDTLDEVPEPAENPRLIGHSDVTTTLAAAYRAGKLPHALMLCGPAGIGKATLAFHLAYHLLKNPDGNRAPETLVVPDPASGLYRQIAMGAHPSVLHLTRPMNDRTKAFKSVVTVDEIRKVGQFLSMTSHDGGYRVVIVDPADDMNTNAANALLKNLEEPPARTIFVLIVHAPGSLLPTIRSRCQVLRLAPLGERDLMTVLDAIGQGTPDDAAQSAALAERAGGSARAAILLTQYGGLEIAAALEKLVSTRRVDLAGAYKLAETVAGRDQAIPFETFNRHALELLSSAASSSAIAGDLGRAKLLSDTWQDAQRAISETETYNLDKKQHALTMIDRLNSAMRM comes from the coding sequence ATGAGTTTCGAGCGGCTGGCGCCTGAGCAGCACGATACGCTGGATGAGGTTCCGGAGCCCGCAGAGAACCCGCGCCTAATCGGACACTCGGACGTCACGACAACTCTGGCGGCTGCCTACAGAGCGGGCAAGCTCCCGCATGCGCTGATGCTGTGCGGGCCGGCAGGCATCGGCAAGGCCACGCTCGCCTTCCACCTCGCGTATCATCTGCTGAAAAACCCGGACGGCAATCGGGCGCCGGAAACCCTGGTTGTTCCTGATCCCGCGTCGGGGCTCTACCGGCAGATCGCGATGGGCGCGCATCCCTCCGTCCTGCATCTCACACGGCCGATGAATGACCGTACCAAGGCATTCAAGAGCGTGGTGACAGTCGACGAGATCCGCAAGGTCGGACAGTTCCTGTCGATGACCTCGCACGACGGCGGCTACAGGGTGGTGATCGTCGATCCAGCGGACGACATGAACACCAATGCTGCCAACGCGTTGCTCAAAAATCTTGAAGAGCCGCCGGCACGTACGATTTTCGTGCTCATCGTGCATGCACCGGGCAGCCTGCTGCCGACCATCCGCTCGCGCTGTCAGGTGCTGAGGCTCGCGCCGCTTGGAGAGCGAGACCTGATGACGGTGCTGGATGCAATCGGTCAAGGCACACCGGATGACGCCGCCCAAAGTGCAGCGCTTGCGGAGCGGGCAGGGGGCAGCGCCCGGGCTGCCATCCTGCTGACCCAATATGGCGGCCTGGAGATTGCCGCAGCACTCGAAAAGCTGGTCTCGACCCGTCGGGTGGACCTCGCCGGCGCCTACAAACTGGCTGAAACCGTCGCCGGTCGCGATCAGGCGATCCCGTTCGAGACCTTCAACCGCCATGCCCTGGAATTGCTGTCCTCGGCGGCAAGTTCCTCCGCGATCGCTGGCGATCTGGGGCGTGCCAAACTTTTGTCCGACACTTGGCAAGATGCGCAGCGCGCTATATCTGAGACCGAGACCTACAATCTCGACAAGAAACAACACGCACTCACGATGATCGACCGACTGAATTCTGCGATGCGAATGTGA